In Microbacterium laevaniformans, a single window of DNA contains:
- the yczE gene encoding membrane protein YczE: MTARLARLLIGLILYGVGCGVMVQAQIGVDPWTVFAQGLSVQTGAGIGWITNLVGLLVLLLWIPLRQRPGIGTLANILLVGTSMQLTILALPAMNGFVTQVIVFLGGMALVALASGIYIGARLGPGPRDGLMTGMNSRLGWPVWACRLTIEATVLLFGWLLGGTVGLGTVLFAAGIGPLVHVALRLLDVSRRGAAAQVDPGRDPVAAAGAPRVG; encoded by the coding sequence ATGACTGCACGTCTTGCTCGCCTGCTCATCGGTCTCATCCTCTACGGCGTTGGTTGCGGCGTCATGGTGCAGGCCCAGATCGGCGTGGATCCTTGGACGGTCTTCGCGCAGGGACTGTCGGTGCAGACGGGGGCGGGCATCGGATGGATCACGAACCTCGTCGGCCTGCTCGTGCTGCTGCTGTGGATTCCGCTGCGCCAACGGCCGGGCATCGGCACCCTTGCCAACATCCTCCTCGTCGGAACCAGCATGCAGCTGACGATCTTGGCGCTTCCGGCGATGAATGGATTCGTGACGCAAGTGATCGTGTTCCTCGGCGGGATGGCGCTGGTCGCGCTGGCCTCGGGAATCTACATCGGAGCGCGCTTGGGGCCGGGGCCGCGCGATGGCCTCATGACCGGCATGAACTCCCGGCTCGGGTGGCCGGTATGGGCATGTCGACTCACGATCGAGGCGACCGTGCTTCTGTTCGGGTGGCTCCTCGGCGGCACCGTGGGCCTCGGCACGGTGCTGTTCGCAGCCGGCATCGGTCCCCTGGTCCACGTCGCTCTGCGACTGCTCGACGTGTCACGTCGCGGGGCCGCGGCCCAGGTCGACCCCGGTCGAGACCCGGTCGCGGCGGCGGGCGCCCCGCGCGTGGGCTGA
- a CDS encoding LysR family transcriptional regulator encodes MSRPPMGITLKHLQYFIEVAAEGSISAAADLLFVSQPTMSAAMRDLEKKIGRDLLLRTARGVSLTTDGIEFLGYARQVVEQAALLEQRYLGAAPSRRLLGVSTQHYSFAVDAFVRMVRATDADEYEFSLRETRTFDIIEDVRTLRSELGILFRNEFNRNVIGKLLRDSGLAFHTLFVAAPHVFVSRRNPLSLQRSVSLEDLSSLPRLTFDQGANNSFYFAEEILSTLSSSREIRVSDRATIFNLMIGLNGYTISTGIISDDLDPEIVAVALDVDEQIEIGWIGRTAVPLTDQAQRYLTELRQVVAGFGVSLVG; translated from the coding sequence ATGTCTCGGCCCCCGATGGGAATCACACTGAAGCACCTCCAGTACTTCATCGAGGTCGCTGCGGAGGGGTCGATCAGTGCGGCGGCCGACCTGCTGTTCGTGTCGCAGCCGACGATGTCCGCTGCGATGCGCGACCTCGAGAAGAAGATCGGACGCGACCTGCTGCTGCGAACCGCCCGCGGAGTGAGCCTGACCACCGACGGCATCGAGTTCCTCGGATACGCCCGGCAGGTCGTCGAGCAGGCTGCACTGCTCGAACAGCGCTACCTCGGCGCTGCTCCCTCGCGGCGCCTGCTGGGCGTCTCCACCCAGCACTACTCCTTCGCCGTCGACGCGTTCGTCCGCATGGTCAGAGCAACGGACGCCGACGAGTACGAGTTCTCGCTGCGCGAGACGCGCACCTTCGACATCATCGAGGATGTGCGCACGCTGCGCAGCGAACTCGGCATCCTGTTTCGCAATGAGTTCAACCGCAACGTCATCGGAAAGCTCCTGCGCGACTCGGGGTTGGCATTTCACACGCTCTTCGTCGCTGCACCGCACGTCTTCGTCTCGCGCCGAAACCCGCTCTCGCTGCAGCGGAGCGTGAGTCTCGAAGACCTCTCATCGTTGCCTCGACTCACGTTCGATCAGGGTGCGAACAACTCGTTCTACTTCGCCGAAGAGATCCTGTCGACGCTGTCGAGCTCGCGCGAGATCCGCGTCTCGGATCGCGCCACGATCTTCAACCTGATGATCGGCTTGAACGGTTACACCATCTCGACGGGCATCATCAGCGACGACCTCGATCCCGAGATCGTGGCCGTTGCGCTCGACGTCGACGAGCAGATCGAGATCGGATGGATCGGGCGCACGGCGGTGCCGTTGACCGACCAGGCCCAGCGCTACCTCACCGAACTGCGCCAGGTGGTGGCCGGCTTCGGAGTGTCGCTCGTCGGATGA
- a CDS encoding putative oxygenase MesX: protein MANDIAFSITTTRFDEDYAPAAHSRVTTNFANLARGAGRRQNLRNALAMIDRRFNELAAGDDQGAERYRVELDIVTVQLQFDDTAEAERFPIIEVLDVGILDHRTGERHRGIVGNNFSSYLRDYDFSVVLPAATAAAGTFTVPEDFGILHGELFQRFLASDAYRQRFAGSPVICISVSTSRTYRRTGLVHPVLGTEYVQDDFSLTDEYFARMGLQVRYFMPRSSVAPLAFYFRGDLLNDFSDLQLIGTIATMETFQKIYRPEVYNALTPAGEVYRPTLDHVDFVRTEIDYDREERSQLAVTQGRYAEEYFVKPHLQTLEQWIAGVAEPVA from the coding sequence ATGGCGAACGACATCGCTTTCAGCATCACGACCACTCGTTTCGACGAGGACTACGCACCCGCCGCACATTCGCGTGTGACGACGAACTTCGCGAATCTGGCGCGTGGCGCCGGGCGCCGCCAGAACCTCCGCAACGCGCTCGCGATGATCGACCGTCGGTTCAACGAGCTCGCCGCCGGCGACGATCAGGGCGCCGAGCGCTATCGGGTCGAACTCGACATCGTCACGGTGCAGCTGCAATTCGACGACACGGCCGAGGCCGAGCGCTTCCCCATCATCGAGGTTCTCGACGTCGGCATCCTCGATCACCGCACGGGTGAGCGCCACCGCGGCATCGTCGGCAACAATTTCTCCTCATATCTGCGCGACTACGATTTCAGCGTCGTGCTGCCGGCAGCGACAGCCGCCGCGGGGACGTTCACCGTTCCGGAGGATTTCGGCATCCTGCACGGTGAGCTCTTCCAACGGTTCTTGGCGTCGGATGCCTACCGGCAGCGCTTCGCGGGCTCGCCGGTGATCTGCATCAGCGTGTCGACAAGCCGCACGTACCGTCGCACGGGCCTCGTCCACCCGGTGCTCGGCACCGAGTACGTTCAGGATGACTTTTCTCTCACCGACGAATACTTCGCCCGGATGGGTCTGCAGGTGCGCTACTTCATGCCGCGCAGCTCCGTCGCACCACTGGCGTTCTACTTCCGCGGCGACTTGCTGAACGACTTCTCCGATCTGCAACTGATCGGCACGATCGCGACGATGGAGACGTTCCAGAAGATCTATCGTCCCGAGGTGTACAACGCACTCACCCCCGCCGGCGAGGTCTACCGTCCCACCCTGGATCATGTCGACTTCGTCCGCACCGAGATCGACTACGACCGTGAGGAGCGCAGCCAGCTGGCCGTCACCCAGGGCCGCTACGCCGAGGAGTACTTCGTGAAGCCCCACCTCCAGACCCTGGAACAGTGGATCGCCGGCGTGGCGGAGCCCGTCGCATGA
- a CDS encoding methionine synthase, protein MTGDGTVHQAPLLPVTTVGSLPKPAWLAEPEVLWSPWQLHGDVLADGKRDALRAVVHEQQRRGVDIITDGEQTRQHFVTTFIEHLDGVDFDNRETVRIRNRYDASVPTVVGAVGRRASVFVEDAAFLRGQTDLPIKWALPGPMTMIDTLADRHYGSREKLAWEFATILNEEARELEAAGVDIIQFDEPAFNVFFDELKDWGIAALERAAEGLRVETAVHICYGYGIKANTDWKATLGSEWRQYEESFPLLQRSRIDIVSLESQHSNVPIELIELIRGKKVMLGALDVASAHVETPEEVAAVLRRALPFVDADKLIPSSNCGMAPLSREVAFGKLSALSAGAALVRAELAGADS, encoded by the coding sequence ATGACCGGCGACGGCACCGTCCATCAGGCTCCTCTGCTGCCGGTGACGACGGTCGGCAGCCTCCCCAAGCCCGCCTGGCTCGCCGAGCCCGAGGTGCTCTGGTCGCCGTGGCAGCTGCACGGCGACGTGCTCGCCGATGGCAAACGCGACGCGCTGCGCGCCGTGGTGCACGAGCAGCAACGGCGCGGCGTCGACATCATCACCGATGGCGAGCAGACCCGTCAGCACTTCGTCACGACCTTCATCGAGCACCTCGACGGCGTCGACTTCGACAACCGCGAGACGGTGCGCATCCGCAACCGCTACGACGCCAGCGTGCCGACGGTGGTCGGCGCGGTCGGTCGTCGCGCGTCCGTCTTCGTCGAGGATGCGGCGTTCTTGCGCGGGCAGACCGACCTGCCCATCAAATGGGCTCTGCCAGGACCGATGACGATGATCGACACGTTGGCGGATCGGCACTATGGCAGCCGTGAAAAGCTCGCGTGGGAGTTCGCGACGATCCTCAATGAGGAGGCTCGCGAACTCGAAGCCGCCGGAGTGGACATCATCCAGTTCGACGAGCCGGCGTTCAACGTCTTCTTCGACGAGTTGAAGGACTGGGGAATCGCTGCGCTCGAACGCGCCGCGGAGGGCCTGCGCGTCGAGACCGCGGTGCACATCTGCTACGGGTACGGCATCAAGGCGAACACCGACTGGAAGGCGACACTCGGATCCGAGTGGCGTCAGTACGAGGAGTCCTTCCCTCTTCTGCAGCGCTCGCGCATCGATATCGTCTCGCTGGAGAGCCAGCACTCGAATGTGCCGATCGAGCTCATCGAACTCATCCGCGGCAAGAAGGTCATGCTCGGCGCCCTCGACGTGGCCAGCGCGCACGTCGAGACCCCGGAAGAGGTCGCGGCGGTGCTGCGGCGGGCGTTGCCGTTCGTCGACGCCGACAAGCTGATTCCGAGTTCGAACTGCGGGATGGCCCCGCTGTCACGGGAGGTCGCATTCGGCAAACTGAGCGCACTGTCCGCCGGAGCAGCACTCGTACGCGCCGAGCTGGCAGGCGCGGACTCGTGA
- the orn gene encoding oligoribonuclease, whose amino-acid sequence MVNAAENDRLVWIDCEMTGLDLDVDELVEIAIVVTDFELNVLDPGFQVVIKPDASALANMNDFVTRMHETSGLLAEIPDGISLAEAEFEALEYIQRFAPEGKAPLAGNTIGTDRMFLAKYMPRVDRWLHYRSVDVSSIKELSRRWYPRAYFNAPAKDGGHRALADILESIRELAYYRQAVFVPEPGPSSDQARDAAAAVVSSYASGV is encoded by the coding sequence ATGGTGAATGCCGCGGAGAACGATCGTCTCGTCTGGATCGATTGCGAGATGACCGGTCTCGACCTCGACGTCGACGAACTCGTCGAGATCGCGATCGTGGTCACCGACTTCGAGCTCAACGTCCTCGACCCCGGCTTCCAGGTGGTGATCAAACCCGACGCCTCGGCGCTGGCGAACATGAACGATTTCGTCACGCGTATGCACGAGACCTCCGGGCTCCTCGCCGAGATCCCGGACGGTATCAGCCTGGCCGAGGCGGAGTTCGAAGCTCTCGAGTACATCCAGAGGTTCGCTCCTGAGGGCAAGGCGCCGCTTGCGGGAAACACGATCGGCACCGACCGGATGTTCCTTGCGAAGTACATGCCGCGTGTCGACCGCTGGCTCCATTACCGCAGCGTCGACGTCTCCAGCATCAAAGAGCTGTCTCGGCGCTGGTACCCGCGCGCGTACTTCAACGCGCCGGCGAAGGACGGTGGCCACCGGGCACTGGCCGACATCCTCGAGTCGATTCGTGAGCTGGCGTACTACCGGCAGGCCGTCTTCGTTCCGGAGCCGGGGCCCTCCAGCGACCAGGCACGCGACGCGGCGGCCGCCGTCGTGTCGTCGTATGCCTCCGGTGTGTAA
- a CDS encoding metallopeptidase family protein yields MIEMDADAFEALVSDELDLLPERMLVGLDNVVFVVEDRPEDGSLDLLGLYDGLALTERDRYGTGELPDRIILYREPHLHACGSIVELRDEVHTTLVHEIAHFYGIDDERLHELGWA; encoded by the coding sequence ATGATCGAGATGGACGCCGACGCGTTCGAAGCTCTCGTCTCCGACGAACTCGATCTGCTGCCCGAGCGTATGCTCGTCGGACTCGACAACGTCGTCTTCGTCGTCGAGGACCGGCCCGAGGACGGTTCCCTCGACCTGCTCGGTCTCTACGACGGTCTGGCGTTGACAGAGCGCGACCGTTACGGCACCGGGGAGCTGCCCGACCGGATCATCCTCTACCGTGAGCCGCATCTGCACGCCTGCGGCTCGATCGTGGAGCTCCGGGACGAAGTGCACACCACACTGGTGCACGAGATCGCGCACTTCTACGGGATCGACGACGAGCGCCTGCACGAGTTGGGTTGGGCATGA
- the clpS gene encoding ATP-dependent Clp protease adapter ClpS, translating to MTIPLEDVRLEERSEVTGPWQTVVWNDSVNLMSYVVHVFRTYFGYTREHAERLMLLVHHEGHAVVAEGAREQMELHVQAMHDYGLWATVRRADT from the coding sequence ATGACGATTCCCCTCGAGGATGTCCGCCTGGAGGAGCGCTCGGAGGTGACCGGTCCCTGGCAGACGGTGGTCTGGAACGATTCGGTCAACTTGATGAGCTACGTCGTCCATGTGTTCCGCACCTACTTCGGTTACACCCGCGAGCATGCCGAGCGTCTGATGCTGCTGGTGCACCACGAGGGCCACGCGGTCGTCGCGGAGGGCGCGCGTGAGCAGATGGAGCTCCACGTCCAGGCGATGCACGACTACGGCCTCTGGGCGACCGTCAGGAGGGCCGACACATGA